The region GAACTCCGTCGAAGGTTTCAGCGTTGGCCGGGACCGACTTTagggtgaagaagaaaagttacaAGCTATTGAGCccggaaaatcaaaatcaactTAAAATCGTGTAGACTGTAaaggatttttcattcgactcaAAATTCTCTCGAAGATCTAAAGATCGTTGCAAAAAATCTCTAAGATCGCGAGACCGTTTAACGTCACGTTAACAAGTAATAGAATTTGATCCACAGACAAGATTACAAGTCGGGGTCAGTGTACCGCTAAAACTTGACGATGATGCCGCTCATGCCAAGACAGCCAGGTAGTGAATGCTAATCAATTTGCACGAGAAgatgtagaaatttttttgtctgcgagtgtgtgtgtgtgtgtttttttttttttcttcttattttatatttttgcatAGGTTTGGTGTTACTCACGGCGGAGCTGTTCCTCGATTGACTTGGGGTCGTGACCGGCTGAATAGTGAGAAATTGAACAAAGATAcatcaaaatttattaaaaataaccgAAGCCTTGTCAAATTCAGCCCAATCCAACTTTGACTCACCTTGGCGTAGTGACGGGAATCGGTCTTTGAGTAGTGGGCAATGGAGTAGTTGTCGTCAAGGGCGTGTGGGTTTCGATCACGACGTTCGGAGTCGTCAGAATTCCACCGGGATGGTTCAGGATGTTGTTTCTTCGAATAAAAGTATCAAGTAGCAACGAAAAGCTTCACCAAATAATTCGGCAACGACTTTACTCGACAAATTTACAGACCGGATCAGAAATAAAGCGGCGATATTCGATCGATACTTCGAACCACTCACCTTATCACTTGCTGCTGTTGACCGTCGGAAGATATCCGGAACTTATTTTTGATGTCGGcctgaaaacaattttcactcgTTATCATCCATCGCAATGAGGAGAAGAGCCAGCGATTTTATCTCGCGGTGAAAAATACCCCCAGGTTTCAAACCACAGAATGTGAACCCAAGGCGATAATCCGTcgttaataattaaattacacAATTTTCGATGGACGTTATTCCTAATTCGACGTACCGGAGAGTCGTAGATGTCGTAATCTTGGACTGTTACGTCCTGGTTCAAATTGTACGCGTCGGCGTCATTGACTTCGACTTTTTTCGGTCGCTGGGTGTAAGTTTTCGGGCTGACCGAAATCTCGGTTACCCTCACGTTCGGCGTCGGTGGGATAATCTGCTCGGTCTGATTCAGCGAGAATTGATTGTAGTCCACTGAAATATGAcgaggaaaaattctcaatacaATATCGAATGTTGAGGAAACGGACACAGGAAATTCAAAGTGATTCACCGAACCTGGGGAGACACGTGAAAAGTTTATCGTTTTTATCTCCGCTTACCGTCATCTTTGTAGAGTGCCACCTCGTCATCGTAGATCGTGTAGTACGGATAACTTGGATCGGGTTCGTTGTAGTAAGACTTTGAGATTATCGGGATCGGAGTGGTCGCTATTTTTTGCACAATCCTCGGAGCTTGGGTCGGAATAGTTCTGAGACAATAATAGAATTttggaattgaataatttcgaaaaccgCTCGTAAACTACTGGGGCGATTTTGATATCTAGGTAGCGTAAATTTTACAAACCTGTAATGCGATTGGGGTTGACCGCGTGAAATCGCTAGAAcgtctttctccctctccatGTTCTGTAAAAAGTGAGAACGACGAAACGCCgttgaataaaacgaaacaaaaaaaaaggaggcgaTATTCTCCAAGCTTGGTCATTATTCGCCGTAGTTGtagtttgattttcttttcaatttttgtcgtttACAGTCACCGATTCAAGCCTTCGACCGAGGCGCATTGTGAAATTCGTCTAGATGACAAACTCTTTGAACGATAATTCATATTCCACAGAGACGCTCGGTGCAGCCATTACAAGACCCATGAATGCGACCGAATGTAATTCATGAATATTGATATATCCTGGATAATACGTTACTCCTATCGTCGCGTGTAAGGAACGGTCGTACAACGTGTACGACCAAACTGGAATGGTTCGACCACGTCGATAATTCCGGAACTAAATTTAAATCGCGCCGTACGTATCCATCGCCGCGTTCAGCCTTGCGCAAGATATATCGCTTTCACTGCCTCGTACCTCACCTGGTCGGCCTTTAAAAAGCTTAAACTTTCTGCTCGGTGCAACCGCTGTGTGATCATCGGTGATTCAATGACGCGCGACTCGTCCATCGATCGCTGATTCTTCTTCTCCGATTTACTTCCTCTTCTTATTCAAGTTTTATTCCTACGATTTTTATCGGAAAGAAACGAACGGGTGTTTGTTTCCTTCAACCGGACCGGAACAccgataaaagaaagaaagtccTTCGCGAATCGCGAGCGAATTAATATTCGCCGTGTATAATTACAGAATTTGAATGGGTGCGAGATCCAAATTAAGAGGCCTCGACGAGTGATCTTAATTGTTGAACGCGATGACTGGAAGTCGGGTGAAAGTTACGCCGATAATATCGATCGAATCGTCAATCCGAAATccaacgagaaacgaaaaatattattcgtcCGGACGCAGGATATTTTTGGGACGACGAGGGCATAATCATTCTTACAGAAATGACGTTTCTCCTCAGTCCATCTCGGTCACGTTGCACTTGACCGATGGTCGACGGTTGTCCTCGATACACTCGCTGTTGTCTGTCGTTCTCCACCTCCGACGCTGGCCCGTATTCCTCCTCGTCGTACGTGCGCTGCTGTtgatgttgatgttgttgaCGTTGACGTTGCCTTTCGGAGACGGGTGACGAAGACAAGGGCGATTTTGAAGTCAGCAagagttgctgctgctgctgctgttgttgttgttggggCTGTCTTTGAACGGGACGCTGCTGCTGGATAGACTCGATCTTTGAAGCCCTGAAATCgcggaatgaaaatagaaatttaacTCAGAGCTTCCCATGTGGGATCCGACGGCATTCTTTTGATTCGTCTTCTATAGGTCAAAACTTTTTGAAATATCTAGCGTTGGGCGCAGAAGAATGTTTATACGAAATTCGTTACGTAAGAACGCAGTTTAtttggttgaaattttcgaatttatacGATATATGGGTGAAAGTCTTTTTGATAATACATTCAAacatatattttaaatattacAAAACATCACCGTCCGAATCttttgtacgattttttttaaataactcggaggatttcgaaaattctgtaAGATCATTAGAGACTGGGTGTTTGTCGGAACTTAACGATACTTCTTGAAACGTTGCGAAAATTTCGACGTACCGTTTACaatgttctttgtttttttccgaaattacAACTCTCGTTCAACTCACCTCACGTGCTGAGGCTCTTCTTCGAtcctttcgatatttttagcCGGGGATTGGTCGTCCCTCAACTGCGAAACGCAACCCACATTGCGGGGCCAGTCGCAGGTCTGGAGTTCGTGGctggaaaccgaaaaaaaaaataaaaccgtcgGTAGATCGGTCGCATCCAGTTCCAGTGCGCGATTACCGAAAAAATCGTATCCTTGGAGTCTTATGAAAAGAAAGCGACGTTATTTCAGCATAATTTGACGCAGTGTGACGAGCAGCTGATGTGCGAACGGGGGATTGAGTTCAAGAGACGAGCGATGACCGTGAAGATCGGCGCGATTTTATCGGTGTGGGTGGTGGTTTGGCACGGATACCGGTATGCGAAGGAGACGAGAAGCTCGCAAGAATCAGACGCGGTGGCGAAAGATCCGTGGAAAATGGCGCATATGGGTCGAGGCCTAATCGGGGCGACCGATtcagatatacctatacgctcGGATGTATATATGCCTCTACTGGATTACTTCGGTAACGAGTTGCCAAATCCAGAAGATTACTTACGCAGCTAAGAGTTGAAAACAATGCGTCGAGAGAGGTGAATCAAACGAGAAACAAACAACGGAAACTGCAGAGGAGGAGCTGCGTCCGCGATGCAATTTTATTTGCCGAagcgaaatttcaaatcaacggAGATCACGGCCGATAGGCGATATCCGGAAGGGAGTTGCGAAAACGAACGCGGCAACGAAACCAGAAATTTTCCTCGACGTCGGGAATGAGATGGAATATCGGAAACCGGATCTCGAAGTGCGCGCGGTGTCGGATTTCGCGACGAATTCCGCGGAGATTCTAATTTTCCGTGGGTCCTCGAGATTTGAGCGTTTGAACTTTCGATTGCTTAGAACGCGGTTTGGTTTGTTGATTCAACGAGCGATGACGACGGGAGAGACTCGTGAATTCTCGCGCGCGTTGGTCATATCGGATTTTTTCGTAATCGAGTGTTTCTAAATATACCGACGTAGCGTCGAGGGGTAGAATTGGTCACCGGAGTCCGGTGGCTGTCAATTATATTAGCGGTAACTGAAAAGATGCTGTAATAAAACCTtggattttataattattcatttatgcaCCGGCGTAATCGCTTACAACAGCACAAAGCGGTGACGGAGAAGAATTGTGATCCGATGCTCGTCCCTCTCTGGTTTTTCTTCCTCGCCTGACTCATTCCTCGGGCGAAACCCAACCCGAATTCAACGGGATACGCTGTGTGGTTTGCCGTTTCGTCACAGATTAGGGATTCACCATTTTATCGaggaaaatttacatttttcaaagcatcagtcagatttttcgaacgacgataaataaatcagaGACACGCGCgaggaaataatttcaaaaatccgtTAATCTTTACACGCCGATTGAGTCTCCTCTCGGAggcgagatggaaaaaaaattagaaacaccGTCGAGACGTTAATTGGTCAGTGATAGTTAACCGAAAGTAATAAATTACATCCTAGGACGCTGATCTGCGAGGATCGCGTAATAAACATTGAATTTAACACAAGGTCTACGCAATAACTAATTACATTGTAAACAGGAAATTAAATTACGCCACGAGAAGGTCACGTCCACAGTGGTATTTAGGGCCTCGATTCGAGGGGATCGTTGCAGTATGAAAGGCCCGATTAAAAACTCTTCGTTGATCCAGAGGCGTAAGGATCCAGAGTCGTAAAAATTGATTGGTTCGTCGCGAACGCGGTGTGATCCTGACACAATTATCTATGCTAATTGGCAACCTGAAATAAAGTGAGCTCTTCTCCGATATCGATATTACAAATCATCATCCCGATTCGATTAattgttgcaatttttttgatcaattatttttaataccaTGTAAACCAATCGTCGACTAATGGCCGTAATTGAGACTATGAAGCTAATCGAACGCGGGGCTATCGAATTCATTAACGATCCGGACAATTTACTTGACTTTAACATGAAATTCGACGTGCTATGATTTTTCCCCgcctccttatttttttttctctccagcaATTTTTGTTAATACATGAGCGGTTTTTTACACTTCGCCTAAGGCTCTTGACATTTTGCCTAATTCACTTTTTGCCGGAATCAATTCACACGATCACATGCGTAGGTACGGTATTCGGGTGAACGTGCTAAAAGTAAcggaacaattttttgttccccaCAGCTCTTTGATTTCAGTTTCGGTTTCACTCTTTCCGCATCTACGACACGGTTGCTCGatcgatttgaataaatatgaaattacaagtttgtaatattttttaaacacgTGCCGTCTCTCTATCTCTTATCATTCGTCACGGTCGTCGATTACAAATGCAAATtgagacaagaaaaaagaggaggatgaAACAGAAGTTAACGcaggtgagaaaaaagaatatgcaATCAAAACTGAatcagagggaaaaaaatgaaacgatgagCACATCTCTTTCTCGTGTGCCATTTTATTATCTTACCTGTACATGAGTCCGCCGGTGCATGACTCGAGCAAGGCACCGCCAAAAACGCAGACGTAATACTGAGTGCAATCTTGGGGATGAGGGTAGTATCCGAACTCTTCGGGACACTCGAATTGCAGAGCTGCTTCGGAGCGACTCTGACGTGAATTTCTCGATACGGTTCGCTGGCATTCTGCacgagagagcaaaaaaagaaacatcagTTTTAACAATTATCTTCGTCGTTGTATCTGAGACAAACACGAAGCAGACTTTCCTACGTTTCgctgtccaaaaaaaaaaccaatcaacgctattttgaaaaacaatctTTTCTTTCCGATTATCGGATTATTTCAACAACCTTCGGAATCCGGTATTCCATTAAATCAGACGAATCAATCGACGCGATTATCgtgtaattaaattaatcgCCTCGTGGAATATCATTCTGAATTTCGTAAGTTCGAATCGAAGCGAAGTCAGATACGAAAACGATGGAACAAGCCACCGTAAAATTTCGCTGCTCGGTGGCGACCAATATGATCGTACGATACATGGTCGTCATCGTTGCAATACGCTTTCTCGATTGCGAACCGGAACGCTGCAGCGACCGAAGAGGTCCAGACGGAAAATAGCCACCGCATCGCGTGGGCGTCGTCGAAAGTTGTCCCGATCATCGAAAGTGATAATCTGAGGATCCCCACGTGCGGCGCACCGTTGACACCTTCCAATTTACACAGCTCATTTATTTCCACTCGAATCTAACGCctggttaatttttcttcgcagtcttcgaaacgaggaaaaaatgaccgGGAAGTCCAGGTTCGAAATTTGGTCATCGAGACGTCGTTGCGCGCGAATCGAGGGGCGCGATTTTCTTACCGCAGGCGAAAAACGTCGGAGACTTCGATGCCCGCACGAATAGGTAGCCGTTACTACGTAGGTACGCGTTCGCGGTGATCAGAGCAGGTAAACGGGTGTAAACGTATTGTAGGAATTTAGCAGTGGGAATGGAAAGTAAAACAAAGTCTAAGATCAACAACGGTTGAACGCTAACAGCGAATTTGGTTAAAACGTAGTTGTGAAATTGAGCAGCGAAATTTCACACGCCTCGTCCTAAGTAAGTAACAAACTAACAGCGAGCCTCGCCGTCtctacttttctctctctttttctaacGCAACACGACTCGCGGGTAGTAGGTGGGTCTACCCTATCCTATCTAGCCAGGTATGTGGTTAACTAATAACCCCGCAGTAGAGAGAATATCGTCAGGTAGAtcattaaacccaattaaaattaCCCGCACCTCGTACCCAGCCGCGGCAACTCATCGTTCGTAATTTACCGTTGCAGCCGTGTCCCTAGAGGCGTTGCTCAATACCAACCGATTGGCTAAACTGAAAACTTTGAGTCGAGCGAGCTTGATAAATCTGCGAAGAAAGCTCCCGGCCGAACGCAATCGTCGCCCGAGAGAGAATAATCGTCAACGGCGCGCGTGACCTTATACACCGTGCCCATACCACGCCGTAGATTATTCTTACCGATCGCAATGTACCTACGCAACGAACAAAACGAACCAGCTTTACAAGCGCTAGTCGGATGGGATAAGATAAAATGCGAGATAACCGGTGTGAAAAGTTGCGACTGTAACGCTCGGATAAATTCTATTCTATTTCTATCTTTACGCGTATCGTGCAGACGCACATCCGAGCGAATGCATCGGCGCGATTCTTATCTCGATGCAGGCGTCGTTGTTCGAGAACGTATAGGCGCCGTCGCAGGCGGTATCGGTAGAGGTAAAGTTGGGCGAGATCAGGGCGTGGGCTCGCCCTCGATCGGCCGCCAACTTCGGATCGGTATACCGCAAAGCGAgtgtaataattgaaaaaaaaaaaacgggaaccCCAGGGTCATCGGCGTCCCGGATTCCGGTACGAAAAGCGAGAGTTGAAACCGATATCAGCCAACGCGCTCGAAGGTACGCCGCGGCACGGTGTGAGTGAAATACGAGTAGAGTTCGAAGCGGAGTTGATCGATCGAAAAGACAATTGCGCGgaaaggaaatggaaaaaaatttcaaatcacgaGAGAGGATGATTGAATTCGACGGTATCGCTCGGGTAAATTGCGGCGGCAGCTTTTGAACGTAACAAACGTACGAATACCGGAAAAGAATGACCTTCGTACGAATACGGACACTCCTTCTCGCTAACCGTGAAAGTGACTCGCCGAGATCGTTGTACATTGTGCGCGAGTTGTATATTAAGGATTATAAAGTATGTAATTGTAATTGTGTTATAAAATATCCTAGGCATAGATTACATGTGGGAGCCGAGTCGGAGAGACCGTTCGAGACCGATCTCGAAGGTCCTGGGAACCGGAGTAGGTGTATCTACGCAACTCACATATTTATGAACGGCAAAACTACGTGAtcgaaatgaaaggaaatatTTCGCAGTAATTACGTTTTGTACGGATAGGTTCGCAGCGATATTTATGGACGGCGTACGTGTGGCCGAGCTTTCCGGATGTCTGTCTCGCGGAAAATAAACGAGGGAACGAAATAATATCTCGACGATTGCAACGTCGCGAGCGTATATTCTCCATACAACGACCGTTCCGGCAacgatttcctttttctttttttcccaccatCGACGAAACTGACAAGGTCGAATATCCGGATCAAAATCTCGTCAAGAACACGCGGCAAAATCGACGTCTGTGATCGGGCgtggaaccaaaaaaaaaacgagcagcTCGCCCGGTCGTCAGAATTTGGAATggtttttttgtattttcgcgtAGAAATATGAAATCGGTCGGAGCAAAAAAGGGACACGCGCAATTATTTGTTGTTTCTTTGTCGCCGATCGACTCGATacaattttgttatttctgaTCAGATTCACATCCGACACAAAACTCGGTTGCAGCTAATGAGATAGAGAACGAGAAAGTACGGAAAACAGGTTTATTAGGACAGTAGTTGCCGACATCGATGAAACCTTGGCGTAACGGAACGGACAGCAACTGCTCGCATCCAAATCAACCCGAGAGcgagattttcttcttttgggaagaaaaaggaaaacctGTGCCATTAGGAGCCCCCCTAATAACGTCCACGAATCAGAGTGCTTTCGAATTCCGTATCCCTGCCGAAAATGTCGCTCGAAGCGTGTACCTTGTCAGAAGTAATTTATCTCtgtctgacatttttttctacacaagATAAGcacgcgaaaaaattcaagagctTCTGCAATTAATCGCCAATAACGAGCAAAGGAATGTAGTAAGATTCTTCTGCGGGCCCTGCGTCGAAGCCGGCAGTCCCAACGACGACTCGCCGGTTTCATCTGTACAGCTTGGGGCACAACTCTTCGCTATTAATATTCATCGGTGCATAATGGATCCATTCACCAGCTGCAGATGTATTGccattgaatgatttttaataAACAGCTCTTCTGACATTTCAGAGCCGTCATTCGATCGGATGTATTTAAACACTCGACTCTCGCGTTCGTCTAATTAAAACCATTAAACGCCGATGATGATTACGATTCACGCGATGATGCGTCTCGGAGAGATTCGTATCCTTGGCTCTTTTATTATATCACCCCCGATAACTCATCGGTGATTCTAATTTTACAAGTACATCAAATTCACGTGCGTTACATCGGAGctattaaaattttatacccgCATCCGAcgtcccaattttttttttttttttcgaactcctttttaattatatttttttacgaccggtgtgatgtaattaatttttcagaacAACCTTGGAGAGTAATCGTACCGCGTATCCAATGCCGAAATTATTTgtattctcaaaaaaaaaaaaacacgacgcCTGATAAAAATGCCCAAAATTTAGTCGAGTGTTTGTCTAATTTGttccaatcttttttttttggaaagggGTCGTTTGGCTTGAACGTCTGAGAGATGGTTTTTTGTGTACAAAGTAATTGTATTGTCGGTCGTTTCCGTAGCGTTTTATAGATGCCGGTAAAAGACGGTCATAAAAGCGAGAATAATGACACCTTTGAGTAGAATTAACTTCGAGTATTGGCAGCTTTCCGTTTAACGGAATAGACAAACACCATTATCGTTGAGCCGAAGCGATAATTATACAAAGAGAATATTGCCGagacaaaaatgaatacaaatgTAACCGCGGGCGGTGTAATCGTGCGGCACTAATCGATATCCATCATAATTCAAAGTTGTAAAGCCGCGTACGATCATTTTGCACAGACGGTGCCCCGTTCCTAACGAATCAttttgaaaagataaaaaatgaaacgagaatcGCGAACAATCGGTGAACTCGTTATTAcctataccatagatataatatTCAAGGTAAGTCGATTTAATGCCGATCTACGTGACCCGAGCGATCTGGATAACAACGAGAAATCGGAGGGGGTGCCGTGGATAATTCGAATCAAGGCCGAAAGGTGCCAAGAATTTGACCTGTGCATTGACCAAAGAACCGTaggagatggaagaaaaaaaattaatgtagATCACGCGTCTCGTGTCCAGATATGTGCATAATTCCAAGCCGTTTGTGCAATAGAGAGACCTTGGAatggagaaattgaaattcccCTACCGCCGGTCATTTGATCAAAAGGAATTGCATTATTACGTCGCGTTACAACGTCGCAGAATAATGTGTTACGCGTGTTCCCGGCGTTGCATACGCGTAGCTTTCGAGAAATTCAATTATACCACGATTACATTAGGCACACGCGCACATCCGAACGATCGATTAATAATTCGCTTTTGTTGgctttcgaaaaaaagtcTGCCTACGTGCATATTGCGCACACTGTGtccagaaatttgaaaattggagGACTGCTgctgtttaaaaaaatattccgttaTCGATGATTCGAAGATACCTTCGATTACGAATAATATGGCCATGATTATTCCGTACCTTGTGCATAAGCAAACGTAGGTAAATTTACCTCAATCGAACGATGACGATGTTTCACAAATATGGCGACAAGAGTCTACGGTCTGATCGTATGTGTATTCCGAACACGTGCCGCACGTATACTATAATTGCCGTTGacatttaaaattttctaattcatcGTCTGTCGATCGAAAGTAAGttacgtgtattttataacCATCGGATTTTGACCGTACGAGCCCATAGCGTTTTTACATTACGTGTCAATCCATGGAGCGCAAAGAAACACAAAGTTCAAGTCCGTTATCCCGGAATTTCTAGTTTCATCCGTTACACGATGACCTTTGAAGATGACTCAAAACAAGACCTTCGCATTCGAATACTACGGGTGGTAGATAAGGGCTACTGTCGATTCATAACTCCATAAAAATTTCGGTTGATCGTATCCTGTCGTAAAAATTATCGTCAATATTTGCGTTTCCTAGATTCCTGGTGCGTTGTTCAAACGTAACTCTGCGGCGCGACCTCTCGCCTCCTTTTcgttgtcaatttttattcgctcgtGTAATAGGATATTCAACCTTCCGCGTTAGAAGAGAGGCACAGCCTCAGCCGGACCGAAATATGAACCAAACGCCACAAATGAAATATCGCTGGAATTCGATTAGGCACACGGGAGTTCCGGTGTAGACGTTTAACGAACGGAGGAAGACGTGTGAGCGAGGAAAAAACCTGCGGAGGACCTTCGACGCCCGGGGAAATCACCttgattcgaatttcgaataccGCGATATTGTTTCCGTCATATACAGGAATAACTTCTGTTCATTGAATCTAAGATTCGTGTACAGGTAGTAAAAACGTGGGCGCAGCTCGGTTCGAGGCGAATTCGCGTTGCAGATACCCCCCGGCTACCGATAATTGGAATAACTCTGCCCACGGATTTTCCGGATTTGCTATTGCAGCCGCTGTGAGATGGTACGTTGATTGTTCGCGGAATCGGCTCGCGGCGGCGAACACTTCCCGGAGCAACGATATTTCAGCGATGTGGCTACACGGACAGTTTATAAACTCGAGTTGCGCTCCGGGCGGTGTCTCGCCCGGGATTTACTACCCACAGACGCAACTGTTGTTGAATTATATGTACTCCTTTTTCCGTTGGTTCGATTTGCAATAGCCGGATACTTCGGACCGCAGGGAAGAAACGACTCGACACCCACTCTAGACGATAAGTGGTGTTGAAAAAACGCAAGACTCGTCAGCGATAACGAGTGTCCGTCAAAATTCGCAACGAGAATTCGTCTCGAGAAGTAACGTTACTTTTGCGAGCATGCGGGATGGATTTAAAAGATTACGTATTCTGGAGGTAATTGAATCGCGCCCAATTTGGCTTGAGGAAGGATAATTGTAATTAGCAGGGGTACGGTTACGATAAATTCGGAGCGcgggaatttgaataaatcgcGTTACGAGTTACATATATTCGAATTCATCCGGTGCACCTTTGCACGAATAAATTCCACGATATTTTCAAGCCTCGCTCTTATGGACCGAGAGCAATTAaattacataatacatattatattataaactACACGCTGCTAACATCTAGCGGCACCGTAAATTATCCGcgtaattttacaataacaataatgatccGTTATAAAGCCACCTCGACGCTTCGGGGCATGAGAAATAAAactagaggaaagaaaaaaaaaaaactcggcaCGAAAATGTGCTGCGATACTATCGATCCTTCGCCGTCGTGACCCTAAGTGGTACGACCTGATGGAAAATCGTAGGAAAATTAGGGTGCAGCTTTtcggaaatatttgaaattcgtttttttttttcactttacacACCCTTTTTGCAAAATGAACGGTTCGCGTTCGAAGGGGACAGGGTGGCGATGGCGGaggtggaagtggaagtgaaggaaaaggagacggagatggagaaaaaagaacgaaggaaCTGGTGTTTTATAAAACTGGGAGAAGTGAAAGTCATGCGAATAAagcaaagagagagaaagaaagagagagagagagagagcgagagagagcgagagaggagagagcaAAATGTACAAGAGAATCGGGCGGGTGCCTACAGCCGAGGCGGTGAATGAGTGAAAGTGAGTCGGCATACCGAGCTCGGAAACTAGAGCGCGTGGACTTGCATAATATTGGACACTTGGGATAGCAGCTTACTCGTGCCGCCGACAATAATGCCTACACCCAAAGCGACTCGGCTTGCCCACGAAAGTGCAATCTGAGACGTAATCGCGCCGCGAATTAGAAAAGGCGCCGACCTGGAATCGCCGAAAAGCTCGTCAACCTCGTAAACTCGTTTCGTACGCTGGAATTTTCAACTCGGGCGAATCCAAAATCGTCCCGCGCCGACCCAGTTGCAACTACACCCCCGATCTTGCTCAACCCGCTCAAggacacgtcgacgacgataataaatcTCAAGCCAGTTCGGCGTAATCGCGATCGATCGGATCGGCAAAGATACCTTTCAACTTTCGACGACGATTGTTGCCCAACGATCCGCGTGTAACAACAGCGACCGAAACGCGTAGGACCCAGTCAACTAACGTTCGTGAATAATGGTCATCCGTCGAGCCACGACGATAAA is a window of Athalia rosae chromosome 8, iyAthRosa1.1, whole genome shotgun sequence DNA encoding:
- the LOC105692413 gene encoding uncharacterized protein LOC105692413 isoform X2, giving the protein MLLFGSTLLLLALVAGTECQRTVSRNSRQSRSEAALQFECPEEFGYYPHPQDCTQYYVCVFGGALLESCTGGLMYSHELQTCDWPRNVGCVSQLRDDQSPAKNIERIEEEPQHVRASKIESIQQQRPVQRQPQQQQQQQQQQLLLTSKSPLSSSPVSERQRQRQQHQHQQQRTYDEEEYGPASEVENDRQQRVYRGQPSTIGQVQRDRDGLRRNVISNMEREKDVLAISRGQPQSHYRTIPTQAPRIVQKIATTPIPIISKSYYNEPDPSYPYYTIYDDEVALYKDDVDYNQFSLNQTEQIIPPTPNVRVTEISVSPKTYTQRPKKVEVNDADAYNLNQDVTVQDYDIYDSPADIKNKFRISSDGQQQQVIRNNILNHPGGILTTPNVVIETHTPLTTTTPLPTTQRPIPVTTPSRSRPQVNRGTAPPRSRPTLKPSTEFVSKAQEFVDIYKNLPSRPEPVYPTPQVDKPAAKCRKDVCLLPDCNCGGPDIPGGLLADEVPQLVLLTFDDAVNDLNRPLYSDLFEKDRKNPNGCPISATFYVSHEWTDYSQVQNLYAAGHEMASHTVSHSFGEQFSHRKWAREVAGQREILAAYGGVKLDDIKGMRAPFLSVGGNNMFKMLWDTNFTYDSSMPVYENRPPSWPYTLDYKLFHDCMIPPCPTRSYPGLWEVPMVMWQDLNGGRCSMGDACSNPPTPEGVYKMLIKNFERHYTTNRAPFGLFYHAAWFTQAHHKEGFISFLDTILAMDDVWLVTNAQAIEWVRNPTPNSLLPNFEPFQCNHQGRPKKCNNPKVCNLWHKSGVRYMKTCQPCPDIYPWTGKTGIRSSRIDNEVDTHE
- the LOC105692413 gene encoding uncharacterized protein LOC105692413 isoform X1 produces the protein MLLFGSTLLLLALVAGTECQRTVSRNSRQSRSEAALQFECPEEFGYYPHPQDCTQYYVCVFGGALLESCTGGLMYSHELQTCDWPRNVGCVSQLRDDQSPAKNIERIEEEPQHVRASKIESIQQQRPVQRQPQQQQQQQQQQLLLTSKSPLSSSPVSERQRQRQQHQHQQQRTYDEEEYGPASEVENDRQQRVYRGQPSTIGQVQRDRDGLRRNVISNMEREKDVLAISRGQPQSHYRTIPTQAPRIVQKIATTPIPIISKSYYNEPDPSYPYYTIYDDEVALYKDDVDYNQFSLNQTEQIIPPTPNVRVTEISVSPKTYTQRPKKVEVNDADAYNLNQDVTVQDYDIYDSPADIKNKFRISSDGQQQQVIRNNILNHPGGILTTPNVVIETHTPLTTTTPLPTTQRPIPVTTPSRSRPQVNRGTAPPRSRPTLKPSTEFVSKAQEFVDIYKNLPSRPEPVYPTPQVDKPAAKCRKDVCLLPDCNCGGPDIPGDYMPEEIPQIVLLTFDDSVNDLNKGLYADLFEKGRKNPNGCPISATFYVSHEWTDYSQVQNLYANGHEIASHTVSHSFGEQFSHRKWAREVAGQREILAAYGGVKLDDIKGMRAPFLSVGGNNMFKMLWDTNFTYDSSMPVYENRPPSWPYTLDYKLFHDCMIPPCPTRSYPGLWEVPMVMWQDLNGGRCSMGDACSNPPTPEGVYKMLIKNFERHYTTNRAPFGLFYHAAWFTQAHHKEGFISFLDTILAMDDVWLVTNAQAIEWVRNPTPNSLLPNFEPFQCNHQGRPKKCNNPKVCNLWHKSGVRYMKTCQPCPDIYPWTGKTGIRSSRIDNEVDTHE